The following proteins come from a genomic window of Drosophila sulfurigaster albostrigata strain 15112-1811.04 chromosome X, ASM2355843v2, whole genome shotgun sequence:
- the LOC133848383 gene encoding large ribosomal subunit protein eL36 — protein sequence MAVRYELCIGLNRGHKTTKVKNVKYTGDKKVKGLRGSRLKNIQTKHTKFTRDLVREVVGHAPYEKRTMELLKVSKDKRALKFLKRRLGTHIRAKRKREELSNILTQLRKAQTHAK from the exons ATGGCAGTCCGCTACGAGCTGTGTATTGGTCTTAACCGAGGCCACAAGACCACCAAAGTCAAGAATGTTAAGTACACCGGCGACAAGAAGGTCAAGGGTCTGCGTGGCTCCCGTTTGAAGAAC ATTCAAACCAAACACACCAAATTCACTCGCGATTTGGTACGCGAAGTTGTGGGCCATGCTCCCTATGAGAAGCGCACCATGGAATTGCTGAAGGTGTCCAAGGATAAGCGTGCCTTGAAGTTCCTGAAGCGTCGCTTGGGCACACACATCCGTGCCAAGAGGAAGCGTGAGGAACTGTCCAACATTCTCACCCAGCTCAGGAAGGCTCAGACTCACGCCAAGTAA
- the LOC133848279 gene encoding histone H4 transcription factor, translating into MMRQPSAKRKKPAEMQLPCGWRDCQVICNGEWLLNSHIALHLEQLWAEEAEAETECEDEPEECVCAWNDCNFSCTDREEFERHNYYHGYYLHLLLQGKKECERHPEIPACYAPARQGDKLPELKQNYHCGWSDCNRVFVSIVEFQDHIVQHASFEYEIQKSPDDERPKTQCNWNLCNKQLENKYRLIEHISTHSNKKHVACFHCGELFRTKTTLFDHLRRQPDNNTQKFQCAQCFKFFATEKLLRGHAVRHVNCYKCTMCDMTCSSASSLTMHIRYRHLKDKPFKCSECETRCVRESDLAKHVQIVHAKMVHQCDQPGCQYSVRTYTQMRRHYLEVHGNNPIFYGCHCCERFFKSGKSLSVHLIKKHNFRLPSGHKRFTYRLDENGFYRLETTRIESLEVTQQILSPHIKNQTELNKLPEAGSCYEIVNPISTEYERIIVSNDANEAHLVGEVTISLPSLLDDDDNTVDNNVSAVSVAVAVDALNDNHHQH; encoded by the exons ATGATGAGGCAACCATCGGCGAAGAGGAAAAAGCCCGCGGAAATGCAGCTGCCCTGCGGCTGGCGCGATTGTCAGGTGATTTGCAATGGCGAATGGCTGCTCAATAGCCACATTGCGCTCCACCTGGAGCAGCTATGGGCGGAGGAGGCGGAAGCGGAGACGGAGTGCGAGGATGAGCCGGaggagtgtgtgtgcgcatgGAACGATTGCAACTTTAGTTGCACGGATCGCGAGGAGTTCGAGCGTCACAACTATTATCATGGCTACTATTTGCATCTGCTGCTCCAGGGCAAAAAGGAGTGCGAACGACATCCCGAGATACCAGCTTGCTATGCGCCAGCACGCCAGGGCGACAAGTTGCCCGAGTTGAAGCAGAATTACCACTGCGGCTGGAGCGATTGCAATCGTGTGTTTGTCTCGATTGTCGAGTTCCAGGATCACATTGTGCAGCACGCGTCCTTCGAGTACGAGATACAAAAGTCACCGGACGACGAGCGACCCAAGACACAGTGCAACTGGAATCTGTGCAACAAGCAGCTGGAGAACAAATATCGCCTCATCGAACACATCAGCACGCATTCGAACAAGAAGCACGTCGCCTGCTTCCATTGCGGCGAACTCTTTCGCACCAAGACGACGCTCTTCGACCACCTGCGTCGCCAGCCGGACAACAATA CTCAGAAGTTCCAGTGTGCACAGTGCTTCAAGTTCTTTGCGACGGAGAAACTGTTGCGTGGCCACGCGGTGCGGCATGTGAATTGCTACAAGTGCACCATGTGCGACATGACGTGCAGCTCGGCCAGCTCGCTGACGATGCACATACGATACAGGCATCTGAAGGACAAACCCTTCAAGTGCAGCGAATGCGAGACGCGCTGCGTTCGGGAATCGGATCTCGCCAAGCACGTGCAGATTGTCCATGCCAAGATGGTGCATCAATGCGATcagcctggctgtcaataCTCGGTGCGCACCTACACTCAAATGCGTCGC CATTATCTGGAGGTGCATGGCAACAATCCGATCTTCTATGGCTGCCATTGCTGTGAACGCTTCTTCAAGAGCGGCAAATCGCTGTCGGTGCATCTGATCAAGAAGCATAACTTCCGCTTGCCGTCGGGACACAAACGATTCACGTATCGGCTCGATGAGAATGGATTCTATCGGCTGGAGACAACGCGCATCGAGAGCTTGGAGGTGACACAACAGATCCTCTCGCCGCATATCAAAAATCAGACTGAATTAAACAAACTGCCCGAGGCGGGCAGTTGCTATGAGATTGTCAATCCGATTAGCACCGAATATGAGCGCATCATTGTCTCGAATGATGCCAACGAGGCGCACTTGGTTGGTGAGGTGACCATCTCGTTGCCCAGCCTGCTTGACGACGACGATAACACGGTTGATAACAACGTCTCCGCCGTCTCCGTTGCCGTCGCTGTCGATGCACTCAACGACAATCATCATCAACACTAA
- the LOC133848805 gene encoding LOW QUALITY PROTEIN: FACT complex subunit SSRP1 (The sequence of the model RefSeq protein was modified relative to this genomic sequence to represent the inferred CDS: deleted 1 base in 1 codon), with protein MDTPISTPSTKDFQVAGVSRSGRVRKKSSKLLDFESPEEIEKRTKRPGRQPARYPGRGRPPNAVREREQEMIIAYAEEEDNDDDDDIDDDDDDDDDDIPLGGNTNLRGTLLNSDDEVDNLVQDLVDGVEAEASSYTNDSRVRQSLYMREKSTKRKILKDGKLVTGTKQRKDKGKARYTAYSLWARDVRKRDFPDLDFASAARRLSELWANVSNKEKNAWRRKAKLQATKARTREKNALNNTTTSSAAMASNGNTSTAAAVQDSTTFVNRATTSRTKKLAAQMANTSTATTTNTAMPTSWAQSRQKRSINTNTSRIKSIPPATSAMNSSAASAAGLLESPAEIGGKQQQQQQSSIEAIDAAAHLKLLGESLTVIGERLKEHNGHVALSGSLSVLLDSLLCSMGPLLCMTTQIPGLENKKQLSTNLATTLDNIAYVMPGL; from the exons ATGGATACTCCCATATCAACGCCATCGACAAAGG ACTTCCAGGTGGCTGGCGTCTCGCGCAGCGGACGTGTGCGC AAAAAGTCATCGAAACTGTTGGACTTCGAGTCGCCCGAGGAGATTGAGAAGCGCACGAAACGCCCGGGCAGGCAACCAGCACGCTATCCCGGCCGTGGACGGCCGCCCAATGCGGTGCGCGAACGTGAACAGGAAATGATCATTGCCTATGCCGAGGAGGAAgacaatgacgacgacgatgacattgatgatgacgacgacgatgacgatgatg ACATACCATTGGGGGGCAACACAAATCTGCGTGGTACGCTCTTGAATTCCGACGATGAAGTGGACAACCTGGTGCAGGATTTAGTCGATGGCGTCGAAGCGGAGGCCAGCAGCTATACAAACGATTCGCGGGTGCGTCAATCGCTCTATATGCGCGAAAAGTCCACCAAACGCAAGATCCTCAAAGATGGCAAGCTGGTGACTGGAACAAAGCAGCGCAAAGACAAAGGCAAGGCACGATACACCGCTTACAGTTTGTGGGCGCGTGATGTGCGCAAACGCGACTTTCCCGATCTCG ATTTTGCGAGTGCTGCGCGACGTCTCAGCGAACTGTGGGCCAATGTGTCCAACAAGGAGAAGAACGCCTGGCGACGCAAGGCCAAACTCCAGGCGACAAAAGCCCGCACACGAGAGAAGAATGCGCTTAACAACACAACGACATCGTCAGCTGCGATGGccagcaatggcaacacatcaacagctgctgctgtccaagaCTCCACGACGTTTGTGAATCGCGCGACAACGAGTCGCACCAAGAAACTGGCCGCTCAGATGGCAAACACAAgcaccgcaacaacaacaaacacagcgATGCCCACATCTTGGGCGCAGAGCAGACAAAAGCGTAGCattaacacaaacacaagtcGCATCAAATCGATACCCCCGGCAACGAGTGCAATGAATAGCTCAGCTGCCTCGGCTGCTGGTCTATTGGAATCACCAGCTGAGATCGGtggcaagcaacagcagcagcaacagtcgagCATTGAAGCTATTGATGCGGCAGCGCATCTCAAACTGCTGGGCGAGAGTTTGACAGTGATTGGCGAACGGTTGAAAGAGCACAACGGACATGTTGCCCTCTCGGGCAGCTTGTCGGTGCTGCTGGACAGCTTACTGTGCTCCATGGGACCGCTTTTGTGCATGACAACGCAAATACCCGGTCTCGAGAATAAAAAGCAGCTGAGCACAAATTTGGCAACGACGCTCGACAATATTGCCTATGTAATGCCGGGTCTCTAA
- the LOC133847342 gene encoding uncharacterized protein LOC133847342 — MTTSERSETDHISALELQSNRRMLYFSDGVMEELSSSDSDAEPDVPDKGYDDQLQRELTLVPRLRYKASKMGNHILAGIDYVGGGLASFLGITHSKYASELKYHQRAKEEAEAEAQNDEDLDNNWQTNNNNNADGSTTIVVCEPPAARGGVNNQLAATTNPTSSSSTSMPQ; from the exons ATGACCACCAGCGAACGCAGCGAAACCGATCACATTTCAGCCCTTGAGTTGCAGTCGAATCGTCGCATGCTCTACTTCAGCGATGGCGTCATGGAGGAGCTTTCCTCCAGCGATAGCGACGCCGAGCCGGACGTGCCCGATAAGGGCTACGATGACCAGCTGCAG CGTGAGTTGACGCTGGTGCCACGCCTACGTTACAAGGCCAGCAAGATGGGCAATCATATATTGGCGGGCATTGACTATGTGGGCGGTGGCCTTGCCTCCTTTCTGGGCATCACGCACTCCAAATACGCCAGCGAACTCAAGTATCACCAGCGGGCCAAAGAAGAAGCCGAGGCCGAGGCGCAAAACGACGAAGACCTTGACAACAATTGgcaaacgaacaacaacaacaacgccgaTGGGTCAACCACAATTGTTGTCTGTGAGCCGCCAGCTGCTCGTGGAGGAGTCAACAATCAActggcagccacaacaaatccaacatcatcatcatcaacatcaatgCCACAATAA
- the LOC133847341 gene encoding frizzled-4 — MSAIWPHSKCLLAALLLLALWRPQAASSASGSQCEIIRIEMCRGIGYNETSMPNLVGHELQTDVEYTLQTFVPLIEYNCSSQLKLFLCAAYVPMCTPKAPVHSIGPCRSLCESVRIRCHPVLQGFGFPWPPALDCERFPRENNHETMCMEGPGETGHLPIQEHELQQYGINNNNNNNLSPKLTADCSALGKSHLYVKLQRSGRCAPLCEADILFTPSEKHLSEIWLSTWAYAALGLACVATLCLLLLGGDQRAGRGVNAGAKWSRLLSPLLWCHNMVTLGWTVRFIVGRSGTACGTDPQAPNESLLTVDGLSNAACASVFLLRYYFGMAACAWWAILCLGWHRDIRRNSPDTKGHIALPAKRHGQGGGGGSANTAQQDLARNNFVCFVAWGLPAFQTAAVIAMRLVDADELLGACFVGNQSDKALQVLVATPVFCYWIFGSMNLISGYLVHCRNKEIVRNSNALTLQQQLQLSAHSSSGIGIFLFIYGAACAMLLLAVIYEFANIDVWLSARESNTPLWPYLTRAFMELMLGICCFAWVLGPSISSMYKRQLSTRPLKPATNVERGQQQQQQLQQQQQQHLSHHNHHHHSHHSQQQSQHHQLDGQSSSRGSHLACNSTVVSYHSVRPSHQSLVSAPPMIASPYKYKSPPGAGSISLNQMSNYSLGRNNSHSHSQQHNPHQQHQQQQPHRVYYATQKHGHHGHHQSTNYQHYPQLQRYGNETLL; from the exons ATGAGCGCAATTTGGCCACACTCGAAATGCTTATTGGCagcactgctgctgcttgcactGTGGCGCCCTCAAGCGGCGAGCAGCGCCAGCGGCAGCCAATGCGAAATCATACGGATTGAAATGTGCCGCGGCATCGGTTATAATGAGACCTCCATGCCCAATCTGGTCGGTCACGAGTTGCAAACCGATGTGGAGTACACGCTGCAAACCTTTGTGCCGCTCATCGAGTACAATTGCAGCTCACAGTTGAAGCTATTCCTGTGCGCCGCTTACGTGCCAATGTGCACACCCAAGGCACCGGTTCATTCCATTGGCCCGTGCCGTAGTCTCTGCGAATCCGTCCGGATTCGTTGTCATCCCGTGCTGCAGGGCTTCGGCTTTCCCTGGCCACCTGCGCTCGATTGTGAGCGTTTTCCCCGCGAGAACAATCACGAGACCATGTGCATGGAGGGACCCGGAGAGACGGGACATTTGCCCATCCAGGAGCACGAGCTCCAACAATAtggcatcaacaacaacaacaataataatctaTCGCCCAAGTTGACTGCCGACTGCTCTGCCTTGGGCAAATCCCATCTCTATGTGAAGCTGCAACGTTCGGGACGCTGTGCTCCACTCTGCGAGGCGGACATTCTCTTTACGCCCAGCGAGAAGCATCTCTCGGAGATCTGGCTCTCCACCTGGGCCTACGCCGCCTTGGGTTTGGCTTGTGTGGCCACGCTTTGCCTGCTCCTCCTCGGCGGCGATCAGCGTGCGGGGCGCGGTGTCAATGCGGGTGCCAAATGGTCGAGACTCCTCTCGCCGCTCTTGTGGTGCCACAACATGGTCACCTTGGGCTGGACGGTGCGCTTCATCGTTGGACGCAGCGGCACCGCCTGTGGCACGGATCCCCAGGCTCCTAATGAATCCCTCCTCACGGTCGACGGTCTCTCGAATGCCGCCTGCGCCAGTGTCTTTCTGCTGCGCTACTACTTTGGCATGGCTGCTTGCGCCTG GTGGGCCATCCTCTGTCTGGGCTGGCATCGGGACATTCGGCGCAACAGTCCAGACACCAAAGGACACATTGCACTGCCCGCCAAGCGACATGGAcaaggaggtggaggaggcaGTGCTAATACGGCACAACAGGATTTAGCTCGCAACAATTTCGTGTGCTTTGTGGCCTGGGGATTGCCCGCATTTCAAACGGCAGCGGTTATTGCGATGCGTTTGGTGGACGCCGACGAGCTCTTGG GCGCTTGCTTTGTGGGCAATCAGTCGGACAAGGCGCTGCAAGTGCTGGTGGCGACGCCAGTGTTCTGCTATTGGATCTTCGGGTCGATGAATCTGATCTCTGGCTATTTGGTGCACTGTCGCAACAAGGAAATCGTGCGCAACAGCAACGCACTGacgttgcaacagcaactgcagctgagTGCACACAGCAGCTCCGGGATTGGGATCTTTCTGTTTATCTATGGGGCCGCATGTGCGATGCTCTTGCTCGCTGTGATCTATGAGTTTGCCAACATCGATGTGTGGCTGAGTGCAAGGGAATCGAATACGCCTCTCTGGCCGTACTTGACGCGTGCCTTCATGGAGCTAATGTTGGGCATTTGCTGTTTCGCCTGGGTGCTCGGGCCAAGTATTTCGAGCATGTACAAGCGTCAGCTCTCAACGCGTCCCCTCAAGCCCGCAACGAATGTGGAGCgtggccaacagcagcagcagcaactgcaacagcagcagcagcagcatctgtcACATCATAATCACCATCATCATTCACATCATTCgcagcaacagtcgcagcATCATCAGCTCGATGGTCAGAGCAGCTCACGTGGTTCGCATTTGGCCTGCAACAGCACAGTTGTGTCTTATCACTCGGTGCGTCCGTCGCATCAATCGCTGGTCAGTGCGCCTCCGATGATTGCCAGTCCCTACAAATACAAATCGCCACCGGGCGCTGGCTCCATATCGCTCAATCAAATGTCCAACTATTCCCTGGGACGGAAcaacagtcacagtcacagccaaCAACATAAtccacatcaacaacatcaacagcaacagccgcatCGCGTCTACTATGCAACACAGAAGCATGGTCATCATGGCCATCATCAGTCCACCAATTATCAACATTATCCGCAGCTGCAACGCTACGGCAATGAGACGTTGCTCTGA
- the LOC133848759 gene encoding DNA repair protein Rad60-like, with amino-acid sequence MSDDDCDIFYVPKRADANKLFMPNEEGEETDYDFIDVNPIIKKPTKVTKLKQVPVEKPSATNRKTRKTKDHDEQKPAGKTSSKEEEAAVSPPMRRDLSPFSQMILEMEKKKLPKETIQSDIDDALAEMPVARRTRAGRRSLNAPPPDGIEPSPPKKQRASREKRKSTTTATQTQAKTIPDMFLAGSRGNRHQVTDTIDMVTAVNLDSDVENLPPPQLVETSAKETNNYNFDNPEIDVNLSWQGEIQMYKLRKFQKFAHLFKEISERNNVPVDDIVINMDTNFIKPQQTPQDVGLKVYHILSGCAFPSGNNYRAEPTKYVDLYTKPKKFQLKVQGDRWKRPLIILMNKTEAFKVLYIKVAEDLDCYVDDFKLL; translated from the exons ATGTCTGACGATGACTGTGATATTTTCTATGTGCCAAAGCGGGCAGATG caaataaattatttatgccaAATGAGGAGGGGGAGGAAACCGATTACGATTTTATTGATGTAAATCCAATTATCAAGAAACCCACTAAAGTGACAAAGCTCAAGCAGGTGCCGGTGGAGAAGCCAAGTGCCACAAATCGTAAAACCCGCAAAACCAAAGATCATGATGAGCAAAAACCGGCAGGTAAAACTTCATCGAAGGAAGAGGAAGCAGCAGTGTCGCCACCTATGCGACGTGATTTGTCGCCCTTTTCGCAAATGATATTGGAAATGGAGAAGAAGAAACTTCCAAAAGAGACAATACAATCTGACATTGATGATGCTCTAGCGGAAATGCCCGTGGCGCGACGAACTCGAGCGGGAAGACGAAGTTTGAATGCCCCACCTCCAGATGGGATTGAACCATCaccaccaaaaaaacaacgtGCTAGCCGTGAAAAAAggaagtcaacaacaacagcaacacaaacacaagcgAAAACAATTCCCGACATGTTTCTAGCTGGATCTAGAGGGAATCGTCATCAGGTGACGGACACCATTGATATGGTCACAGCT GTTAACTTGGATTCCGATGTCGAGAACTTGCCGCCACCTCAATTGGTAGAAACTAgtgcaaaagaaacaaacaattacaattttgatAATCCAGAAATTGATGTTAATCTCAGCTG GCAGGGCGAAATTCAAATGTATAAATTGcggaaatttcaaaaatttgcgCACTTGTTTAAAGAGATCTCCGAGCGCAATAATGTGCCAGTTGATGACATTGTCATCAATATGGATACTAATTTCATAAAACCGCAGCAAACACCTCAAGATGTCGGCCTCAAAGTTTACCACATATTAA GTGGTTGCGCATTTCCATCCGGCAACAACTACCGAGCTGAGCCAACAAAATATGTTGATCTTTATACGAAGCCAAAGAAATTCCAATTGAAAGTCCAGGGAGATCGTTGGAAAAGACCTTTGATAATTCTTATGAATAAAACGGAAGCATTCAAAGTATTGTACATTAAGGTCGCTGAGGATTTGGATTGCTATGTTGACGATTTTAAACTATTGTAA
- the LOC133848764 gene encoding uncharacterized protein LOC133848764: MNVKKRPRLELATAATTTTTPTPLTTTATTTTDVALYGNVNGNLSSTTNGLFLTSSVVGGMGMGMGMGDGAQIYLTICGDDDNSNESQEFYAIESIKQEPDLDALHAAHCMLPTNLQLPTGCEIYLVKDNTTATAAATTIAATTTTTTANKINHSSHNNEHLASIKLEPDSTNVLFMSGGGGGGGNNNNSSNGNLIVANKDTAAVAPSVGGNYNVKLDAYKKRDDKRRATHNEVERRRRDKINCWIFKLKEMLPTDGNRYKPTTNSMADSLETTTTTATATASPTTTSSSSSVKSNPNANGSANGRTPPNDSKSQILIKACDYIKSMQNEIDNLRDCLREAESLRLSNQALRDELQHLKQQQELQERFNTAGGSFNVTLNSLNSSATSDLFDGIDTAPNLSTVSSINFTKRGLIIADYDE, from the exons ATGAATGTGAAGAAACGGCCACGTCTGGAGCTGGccacagctgcaacaacaacaacaacaccaacgccactaacaacaacagcaacaacaacaacagacgtCGCACTTTATGGGAACGTTAATGGAAATCTGAGCAGCACAACAAATGGTTTATTTCTGACCAGCAGCGTTGTGGGTGgcatgggaatgggaatgggaatgggagaCGGTGCTCAAATCTATTTGACCATTTGTGGCGACGATGACAACTCGAATGAATCTCAAGAGTTTTATGCCATCGAGAGCATTAAGCAGGAGCCCGATTTGGATGCATTGCATGCGGCACATTGCATGCTGCCCACAAATCTGCAGCTGCCAACTGGTTGTGAAATCTATTTAGTTAAGGACAACACGACTGCGAcggctgctgcaacaacaatagccgcaacaacaacaacaacaacagctaacaAGATAAaccacagcagccacaacaatgaGCACTTGGCGTCCATCAAACTGGAGCCGGACTCCACGAATGTGTTGTTCATgagtggcggtggcggtggcggtggcaacaacaacaacagtagcaacgGTAATTTAATTGTGGCCAATAAGGATACGGCTGCAGTAGCGCCATCTGTCGGCGGCAACTACAATGTTAAGCTCGATGCGTACAAGAAACGCGACGATAAACGTCGTGCCACCCATAACGAGGTGGAGCGACGTCGCCGCGATAAAATCAATTGCTGGATCTTTAAGCTGAAGGAGATGCTGCCAACGGATGGCAATCGTTATAAGCCAACAACGAACAGCATGGCCGATAGCTTagagacgacgacaacgacggcaacggcgacggcATCGCCAACTacgacgagcagcagcagcagcgtgaaAAGTAatccaaatgcaaatggaagTGCAAATGGACGCACACCGCCCAACGATTCGAAATCGCAAATACTGATCAAGGCCTGTGACTATATTAAAAGCATGCAAAACGAAATCGATAA ctTACGCGACTGTTTGCGAGAGGCGGAGAGTCTGCGTTTGAGCAATCAGGCATTGCGCGATGAGCTGCAGCATCTGAAGCAACAACAGGAGCTGCAGGAGCGTTTCAATACCGCTGGCGGTTCATTCAACGTAACGCTCAATTCGCTGAATAGCTCAGCTACTAGTGACCTCTTCGATGGCATCGATACGGCACCAAATCTATCAACGGTCTCATCGATTAATTTCACCAAACGCGGCCTCATCATCGCTGACTACGATGAGTGA
- the LOC133847378 gene encoding mediator of RNA polymerase II transcription subunit 18 encodes MAISSARESLSHALTNRFLPNLEYLLQGSILDSAVEHLMHRLKGLCDNVDTSPEPFHDLEVCMSLRQSNSNQPLLLRVRRALGRDAPFQMRYLGQPEVDIRRPTLVRSCMDCACTNGILDFLSEMGFRLEFEYIAKGYMFRKGRMKITVSKLIKIVPGKQQDMANEPISQSYIVELSVVAPTGQENVGEEMRVFAEQLKPLVQLEKIDYKRLGNLP; translated from the exons atggCCATCTCGTCGGCACGCGAATCACTTTCCCATGCACTGACCAACCGCTTTTTGCCTAATCTCGAGTACTTGTTGCAAGGCTCCATTTTAGACTCGGCTGTCGAGCATTTGATGCACAG ACTAAAAGGATTGTGCGACAATGTGGACACCTCGCCGGAACCCTTCCATGATCTGGAGGTCTGCATGAGCCTGCGTCAATCGAACTCCAATCAGCCGCTTTTGTTGCGCGTTCGTCGCGCCTTGGGTCGCGATGCCCCATTCCAAATGCGCTATCTTGGACAACCCGAGGTGGATATACGACGGCCAACACTGGTGCGCAGCTGCATGGACTGCGCCTGCACCAATGGGATACTTGATTTTCTATCTGAAATGGGATTTCGCCTAGAGTTTGAGTATATAGCGAAGG GTTACATGTTTCGAAAGGGACGCATGAAGATAACAGTCTCCAAGCTGATTAAAATCGTGCCCGGCAAGCAACAGGACATGGCCAATGAGCCAATTTCACAGAGCTACATCGTTGAATTGTCTGTGGTGGCGCCCACGGGACAAGAGAATGTGGGCGAGGAGATGCGCGTGTTTGCCGAGCAGCTAAAGCCGCTGGTGCAGCTCGAGAAGATCGACTACAAGCGCTTGGGCAACTTGCCCTAA
- the LOC133847377 gene encoding peroxisomal targeting signal 1 receptor yields the protein MSLRPLVEGDCGAVNPLMQLGGQFTRDVARKDEGFAAAPFERQLRPDEQMVSEYLGHVAAPPQSFQMNSLLQEMRDINIHGAGGAQVDEVMAGQWSRDFQQQQKLQSGGNKMLHMQPQQQQLHHAQEFFDEPLISSQNFRPPPMMMMQSPYMAITAPPATQTQHDTFFDEQLETIDTDKQRVEDWINDYPREKEQSEQTAANFNEKFWQRLQDEWQKLAEENEHPWLSEYNENLDAYKEYEFAEQNPMSELPNAFEKGKEYLAKGDIPSAVLCFEVAAKKEPERLEVWQLLGASQAENEMDPQAIAALKRALDLQPENRQVLMSLAVCYTNEGLQSSAVKMLSNWIEVHPQYKQLLAAYPQLQAEGSSLASSLIGANKLRDLQEVYLQAVRMQPSQVDADLQEALGVLYNLSGEFDKAVDCYRSAVQVDPQNAKLWNRLGASLANGSRSVEAVEAYQHALQLQPGFIRVRYNVGVCCMNLKAYKEGAEHLLTALTMQAHTNASRDLPNAEGIAGGQQQMSESIWSTLKMVISLMGRSELQTHVSERNLAALNAAFKD from the coding sequence ATGTCGTTACGTCCACTTGTGGAAGGCGACTGCGGCGCCGTCAATCCGTTGATGCAACTTGGCGGCCAATTCACTCGCGATGTGGCCCGCAAGGACGAAGGATTCGCAGCGGCGCCATTCGAGCGCCAGCTGCGTCCCGATGAGCAAATGGTCAGCGAATATCTGGGTCATGTGGCTGCACCACCGCAATCCTTTCAAATGAACTCGCTGCTGCAGGAGATGCGCGACATTAATATCCATGGTGCAGGTGGAGCACAGGTGGATGAGGTGATGGCTGGCCAATGGAGTCGTGActttcagcaacagcaaaagcttCAGTCCGGTGGCAACAAAATGCTGCACatgcagccgcagcagcagcaactgcaccATGCTCAAGAATTCTTCGATGAACCTTTGATCAGCAGTCAAAACTTTCGGCCGCCAcccatgatgatgatgcaaaGTCCATACATGGCCATAACAGCGCCACCAgcgacacaaacacaacacgaTACCTTCTTCGACGAGCAGCTGGAAACCATCGATACCGATAAACAAAGAGTGGAGGATTGGATTAACGACTATCCACGTGAAAAGGAGCAAAGCGAACAAACGGCAGCGAATTTCAATGAAAAGTTCTGGCAGCGGCTGCAGGACGAATGGCAAAAGTTGGCCGAGGAGAATGAGCATCCGTGGCTCAGCGAATATAACGAGAATCTGGACGCGTACAAAGAGTACGAGTTCGCTGAACAGAATCCCATGTCGGAGCTGCCTAATGCCTTCGAGAAGGGCAAAGAATACCTGGCCAAAGGTGACATACCCAGCGCAGTGCTGTGCTTCGAGGTGGCGGCCAAAAAGGAGCCGGAACGCCTCGAAGTCTGGCAATTGCTAGGCGCCTCGCAGGCAGAGAATGAAATGGATCCGCAGGCAATTGCGGCTTTGAAGCGTGCACTCGACCTGCAGCCCGAGAATCGTCAGGTGCTCATGTCGCTTGCCGTTTGCTATACAAACGAAGGACTGCAGAGCAGCGCTGTCAAAATGCTATCGAACTGGATTGAGGTGCATCCGCAGTATAAGCAACTGTTGGCCGCCTATCCACAGCTGCAGGCCGAGGGCAGCTCGCTGGCCTCGTCGCTGATTGGCGCCAACAAGCTGCGTGATCTGCAGGAGGTTTACTTGCAGGCTGTGCGCATGCAGCCGTCACAAGTGGACGCCGATCTGCAAGAGGCACTGGGTGTGCTTTACAATCTGTCGGGGGAGTTTGACAAGGCTGTCGATTGTTACAGGAGCGCAGTGCAGGTGGATCCACAGAATGCCAAGCTCTGGAATCGTTTGGGCGCCAGTCTGGCCAACGGTTCGCGGTCCGTCGAAGCTGTCGAGGCCTATCAGCATGCACTGCAGCTCCAGCCGGGCTTCATACGTGTGCGCTACAATGTGGGCGTCTGTTGCATGAACCTCAAGGCGTACAAGGAGGGTGCCGAGCATCTATTGACGGCCCTCACCATGCAGGCGCACACAAATGCCTCTCGAGATCTGCCCAATGCCGAGGGCATTGCTGGGGGTCAGCAACAGATGTCCGAGTCCATTTGGAGCACACTAAAGATGGTCATATCGCTGATGGGACGCAGCGAGCTGCAGACGCATGTTAGCGAACGTAATTTGGCAGCGCTTAATGCTGCCTTCAAGGATTAG